Proteins encoded within one genomic window of Lampris incognitus isolate fLamInc1 chromosome 1, fLamInc1.hap2, whole genome shotgun sequence:
- the LOC130109471 gene encoding zinc finger and BTB domain-containing protein 17-like: MATSERSPPKKKTKRLKKYRSKWENDYYWLKCVSDNVYKANCTVCRRVFSIGHGGVGDIKQHGSGENHRKCERLSRTKERPLTTNREHIGGPSTSASETGMLSKSVGSQTLLSGEMSDSLRGAFMAQLTSTMNTLLKTAVCEIAKIFENSLCDHQMELLLKGQESQLENPVLTLEEQSVDEQERDEMKIYDAASLTSESAPCVLNSPEINFEGPIDWCAPLSSDDTAESSQTRPDIIEYPGVPQRSLSVSLWRIPTIKKEVEADFETHLRKALDNCLGEGSSPAKLNDSLECSQDLSSPLPATKRRGPGRPRKSVTQLVQTIRREEPVLQVRRDDKQELSLTEHGNNLSENHDNNKTLPVTEFNSVQDDKAKKHMNDTCKRNTCKFCHKVFNTEFGLKVHVRSHKKCPGCHKTFPFPSTLRVHMKSCSEIKKARTLLKTKSIDLQKQKHKFGTKHCRMEFPNKIAYQNHVFHTHKDRPNLCQLCGKGFYSIRHLSNHYEHVHV, translated from the exons ATGGCAACCAGCGAGCGCAGTCCgccgaaaaaaaaaaccaagcgatTAAAAAAATACAGAAGTAAATGGGAAAATGACTACTACTGGCTGAAATGCGTGAGCGATAATGTGTACAAGGCCAACTGCACCGTCTGCCGTCGGGTTTTCTCCATCGGCCACGGAGGAGTTGGTGACATTAAACAACATGGCTCGGGAGAAAACCATAGGAAGTGCGAGCGGCTGTCGAGGACAAAGGAGCGACCCCTCACAACCAA CAGAGAACACATTGGAGGACCCTCCACTTCAGCATCAGAAACGGGAATGCTCTCTAAGTCAGTAGGCAGCCAAACTCTACTATCTGGAGAGATGTCAGACAGCCTGAGGGGAGCGTTCATGGCCCAGCTGACTTCCACCATGAACACATTATTGAAGACAGCCGTATGTGAAATTGCCAAGATCTTTGAGAACAGCCTTTGTGACCATCAAATGGAGCTGTTGCTGAAAGGACAGGAGAGCCAGCTGGAGAACCCAGTGTTGACATTGGAGGAACAGAGTGTCGATGAACAGGAAAGGGATGAAATGAAAATATATGATGCTGCGTCACTTACCTCTGAATCGGCTCCCTGTGTGTTAAACTCACCTGAAATCAACTTTGAAG GACCTATTGACTGGTGTGCCCCACTGAGCAGTGATGATACGGCTGAGTCTTCCCAGACCAGACCGGACATAATTGAGTACCCAGGTGTACCCCAGAGATCACTATCTGTGTCTCTGTGGCGCATTCCAACCATCAAAAAGGAG GTAGAGGCTGACTTTGAAACTCACCTGCGAAAGGCCCTTGACAACTGTCTCGGGGAAG GTTCATCACCAGCTAAACTGAATGACAGCCTGGAATGCAGTCAGGATTTAAGCTCGCCTCTGCCTGCCACAAAACGTCGCGGTCCAGGTCGGCCACGAAAAAGTGTCACACAGCTGGTACAGACCATCAGAAGAGAGGAGCCTGTACTACAAGTGAGAAGGGACGATAAACAGGAGTTATCCTTGACAGAACATGGAAATAATTTGTCGGAAAACCATGACAATAACAAAACGCTTCCAGTAACTGAATTTAACTCGGTGCAAGATGACAAAGCCAAGAAGCATATGAATGATACTTGTAAAAGAAACACCTGTAAGTTCTGTCATAAAGTCTTTAATACAGAGTTTGGCCTGAAAGTACATGTACGGTCACATAAGAAATGCCCAGGTTGCCACAAGACGTTCCCTTTCCCAAGTACTCTCCGTGTTCATATGAAGTCTTGCTCTGAAATCAAAAAAGCACGCACATTGTTAAAAACCAAGTCCATTGAcctccaaaaacaaaaacacaaattcgGCACTAAACAC TGCAGAATGGAATTCCCAAACAAAATTGCATATCAGAATCACGTGTTCCACACTCACAAGGACAGGCCTAATCTCTGCCAGCTCTGCGGTAAAGGCTTCTACAGCATTAGACACCTCAGCAACCACTATGAGCATGTCCATGTGTAG
- the si:dkeyp-121d2.7 gene encoding zinc finger protein 696 isoform X1, producing the protein MEESVTTFETHLTAVMDSLIRASVCEITKLFQETVNDYLAELSINRKENEALKLRLRLTENKLRNERKYGMGWASNRRNAGLGLKDEGVGGRKKRKLEAPRGKPKQSSVVAYGKGWPGGVWEEGGGGGGGGGGAVGLVAGGGGGKEAREMYLIQFPGDEEEEGGMVEDEEGGGSLGGEGEETADIKEEFSQLEGYQPASLQLIKEALKMDLPNQNHQTTSRAQSEGDLSDRLPSLQPGATEEEDWEVGSTEPSEGGMSLEELRGLETALRAERGREQAAMRASNPATPNTEMIQGSEISLAPKYIGLDGLEQDGELEPQPPTLEREDLLGQGRLKDTLRPGGAGGVELRSGWSKRLRERSADGATAGDGASEQRGIEELPHLSAPGSVGDSGGEEEGGGEMLHFCPQCGGGFTSEAELEEHPCPLGGAHLQGSGAEDTPFPCASCGNSFSHAWALKNHECACAAERPHCCELCGKRFTHSRSLERHQLVHTGERPHRCPQCGRSFSRLGNLERHQRIHTGERPYGCEACGKRFSRVEYLKRHQLIHSEKAVLECARCGRSFSEVEQLKNHQCF; encoded by the exons ATGGAGGAGTCTGTGACCACCTTCGAGACCCATCTGACGGCTGTCATGGACAGCCTTATCCGAGCGTCAGTCTGCGAGATCACCAAACTCTTCCAGGAGACGGTCAACGACTACCTGGCGGAGCTGTCCATCAACAGGAAAGAGAACGAGGCTTTGAAACTCAGACTGAGATTGACCGAGAACAAATTGAGAAACGAACGCAAGTACGGCATGGGGTGGGCTTCCAACCGCCGCAATGCCGGACTGGGGCTGAAGGATGAAGGGGTTGGAGGGCGGAAGAAGCGAAAACTTGAGGCGCCCC GAGGAAAGCCAAAGCAGAGCTCAGTGGTGGCCTATGGAAAGGGCTGGCCTGGAGGTGTCTGGGAGGAAGGAGGAGgtggcgggggaggaggagggggagccgTGGGGCTGGTAGCAGGCGGAGGCGGGGGGAAGGAGGCCAGGGAGATGTACCTTATCCAGTTCCCCGgggatgaagaggaagagggagggatggTGGAGGATGAGGAAGGGGGGGGCAGCCTCggtggagagggggaggagacggCCGACATCAAAGAGGAG TTTTCTCAGCTGGAGGGATATCAACCTGCCTCCCTCCAGCTAATTAAAGAGGCACTGAAGATGGACCTGCCCAACCAGAACCACCAGACCACATCCAGAGCCCAAAGCGAGG GTGATCTGTCAGATCGTCTGCCGTCCCTTCAGCCAGGAGCCACTGAGGAAGAGGACTGGGAGGTGGGCTCAACTGAGCCCTCTGAAGGAGGCATGAGCTTAGAGGAGCTTAGGGGTCTGGAGACTGCACTAAGGGCTGAAAGGGGCCGTGAGCAGGCCGCCATGAGAGCCTCTAATCCAGCCACCCCCAACACAGAGATGATACAAGGCAGTGAGATCAGCTTGGCCCCCAAATACATTGGCCTTGATGGGCTGGAACAGGATGGGGAGCTGGAGCCCCAGCCACCCACCCTGGAGAGAGAGGACCTACTGGGGCAAGGAAGGTTGAAGGACACTTTGAGGCCTGGAGGGGCAGGGGGAGTGGAGCTGAGGTCAGGCTGGTctaagagactgagagagaggtctgcagatggagccacAGCTGGCGATGGTGCGTCGGAACAGAGAGGAATTGAAGAACTGCCCCATCTGTCTGCACCAGGGAGTGTCGGGGATAGCggaggggaggaagagggaggtGGGGAAATGCTGCACTTTTGCCCACAGTGCGGAGGAGGCTTCACCTCAGAGGCTGAGCTGGAGGAGCACCCCTGTCCACTAGGGGGCGCCCACTTGCAGGGCAGTGGGGCAGAGGATACTCCCTTTCCCTGTGCGTCTTGCGGGAACTCCTTCAGCCACGCCTGGGCGCTGAAGAACCACGAGTGTGCTTGCGCCGCCGAGCGACCCCACTGCTGTGAGCTCTGCGGAAAGCGCTTCACGCACTCCCGCTCCCTTGAACGCCATCAGCTCGTGCACACAGGCGAGAGGCCGCACCGGTGCCCACAGTGCGGGCGCAGCTTCAGTCGCCTAGGCAACCTGGAACGCCACCAGCGGATCCACACAGGTGAGCGTCCGTACGGCTGCGAGGCATGCGGGAAGAGGTTCAGCCGTGTGGAGTACCTCAAAAGACACCAGCTCATCCACAGCGAGAAGGCTGTGCTCGAGTGCGCccggtgtgggaggagtttcagCGAAGTGGAGCAGCTGAAAAACCACCAATGCTTTTAG
- the si:dkeyp-121d2.7 gene encoding zinc finger protein 696 isoform X2, with translation MEESVTTFETHLTAVMDSLIRASVCEITKLFQETVNDYLAELSINRKENEALKLRLRLTENKLRNERKYGMGWASNRRNAGLGLKDEGVGGRKKRKLEAPRGKPKQSSVVAYGKGWPGEGEETADIKEEFSQLEGYQPASLQLIKEALKMDLPNQNHQTTSRAQSEGDLSDRLPSLQPGATEEEDWEVGSTEPSEGGMSLEELRGLETALRAERGREQAAMRASNPATPNTEMIQGSEISLAPKYIGLDGLEQDGELEPQPPTLEREDLLGQGRLKDTLRPGGAGGVELRSGWSKRLRERSADGATAGDGASEQRGIEELPHLSAPGSVGDSGGEEEGGGEMLHFCPQCGGGFTSEAELEEHPCPLGGAHLQGSGAEDTPFPCASCGNSFSHAWALKNHECACAAERPHCCELCGKRFTHSRSLERHQLVHTGERPHRCPQCGRSFSRLGNLERHQRIHTGERPYGCEACGKRFSRVEYLKRHQLIHSEKAVLECARCGRSFSEVEQLKNHQCF, from the exons ATGGAGGAGTCTGTGACCACCTTCGAGACCCATCTGACGGCTGTCATGGACAGCCTTATCCGAGCGTCAGTCTGCGAGATCACCAAACTCTTCCAGGAGACGGTCAACGACTACCTGGCGGAGCTGTCCATCAACAGGAAAGAGAACGAGGCTTTGAAACTCAGACTGAGATTGACCGAGAACAAATTGAGAAACGAACGCAAGTACGGCATGGGGTGGGCTTCCAACCGCCGCAATGCCGGACTGGGGCTGAAGGATGAAGGGGTTGGAGGGCGGAAGAAGCGAAAACTTGAGGCGCCCC GAGGAAAGCCAAAGCAGAGCTCAGTGGTGGCCTATGGAAAGGGCTGGCCTGGAG agggggaggagacggCCGACATCAAAGAGGAG TTTTCTCAGCTGGAGGGATATCAACCTGCCTCCCTCCAGCTAATTAAAGAGGCACTGAAGATGGACCTGCCCAACCAGAACCACCAGACCACATCCAGAGCCCAAAGCGAGG GTGATCTGTCAGATCGTCTGCCGTCCCTTCAGCCAGGAGCCACTGAGGAAGAGGACTGGGAGGTGGGCTCAACTGAGCCCTCTGAAGGAGGCATGAGCTTAGAGGAGCTTAGGGGTCTGGAGACTGCACTAAGGGCTGAAAGGGGCCGTGAGCAGGCCGCCATGAGAGCCTCTAATCCAGCCACCCCCAACACAGAGATGATACAAGGCAGTGAGATCAGCTTGGCCCCCAAATACATTGGCCTTGATGGGCTGGAACAGGATGGGGAGCTGGAGCCCCAGCCACCCACCCTGGAGAGAGAGGACCTACTGGGGCAAGGAAGGTTGAAGGACACTTTGAGGCCTGGAGGGGCAGGGGGAGTGGAGCTGAGGTCAGGCTGGTctaagagactgagagagaggtctgcagatggagccacAGCTGGCGATGGTGCGTCGGAACAGAGAGGAATTGAAGAACTGCCCCATCTGTCTGCACCAGGGAGTGTCGGGGATAGCggaggggaggaagagggaggtGGGGAAATGCTGCACTTTTGCCCACAGTGCGGAGGAGGCTTCACCTCAGAGGCTGAGCTGGAGGAGCACCCCTGTCCACTAGGGGGCGCCCACTTGCAGGGCAGTGGGGCAGAGGATACTCCCTTTCCCTGTGCGTCTTGCGGGAACTCCTTCAGCCACGCCTGGGCGCTGAAGAACCACGAGTGTGCTTGCGCCGCCGAGCGACCCCACTGCTGTGAGCTCTGCGGAAAGCGCTTCACGCACTCCCGCTCCCTTGAACGCCATCAGCTCGTGCACACAGGCGAGAGGCCGCACCGGTGCCCACAGTGCGGGCGCAGCTTCAGTCGCCTAGGCAACCTGGAACGCCACCAGCGGATCCACACAGGTGAGCGTCCGTACGGCTGCGAGGCATGCGGGAAGAGGTTCAGCCGTGTGGAGTACCTCAAAAGACACCAGCTCATCCACAGCGAGAAGGCTGTGCTCGAGTGCGCccggtgtgggaggagtttcagCGAAGTGGAGCAGCTGAAAAACCACCAATGCTTTTAG
- the mif gene encoding macrophage migration inhibitory factor isoform X2 — protein sequence MYSETTASHGWVAPVGSSPLEGWLASIDLKMYIAVNINPDQMMMFGGKGDPCALCSLHSIGKISGAQNKRYSQLLCGLLNKHLGISPDRIYVNFFDMDAANVAWNNTTFG from the exons ATGTACAGTGAAACTACTGCGTCACACGGGTGGGTGGCCCCGGTAGGAAGCAGCCCCTTGGAAGGTTGGTTGGCGAGCATCGACCTGAAAATG TACATTGCTGTGAACATCAACCCAGACCAGATGATGATGTTTGGGGGAAAGGGAGATCCCTGTGCGTTGTGCTCCCTCCACAGCATCGGCAAGATCAGCGGCGCTCAGAACAAACGATACTCTCAGCTGTTGTGTGGACTGCTCAACAAACACCTGGGCATCTCTCCTGACAG AATCTATGTTAACTTTTTTGACATGGATGCAGCCAACGTGGCCTGGAACAACACTACCTTTGGCTGA
- the LOC130124772 gene encoding zinc finger protein 213-like — MESVRSAFHAQLATVMDSLLAAAVCEIAKIFENSLCEQQAELAQKGEEISMLRAKLEKAERRVKGRCGGGGVEEESETSTGEREGESCPRQQTVTAAAMIMGKDVSSQSDPVEGLGQSLRRLKEETTSQDGASVKHERAGSRPTLGSVAVQAPEPSLAAGEQRQLDPLSATQAKAKLSHWDQGSRSADQRPLQGQASTPFLSISQSGRCSPRPDPSLTQPGEWLPGLDASRGGVSALENLQTEGTSCSGPASSSTGTDTPCFRPGFGSDETSNEDDDSSFPFLDQEPENQNSNQNSVQGQVAGQRETRQDPSQAQSAASSWRPRDDRAGRGPVPHTRRVASFTNRDPLRPQSNTQSHTLRHTNALTHPPAPGGGNGRPYTCPYCTKCFTYPSHQRRHLLRHTGVRLHPCQFCDKSFLTPSELTVHTRTHTGERPFGCAQCGKRFARSGNLRAHQRDVHMGKRPFACTECGKRFAHRGNLRVHNHRVHQGDPYYMEDQQEPEMGQNPI; from the exons ATGGAGTCGGTGAGGAGTGCCTTCCATGCTCAACTGGCCACCGTCATGGACTCGTTACTGGCAGCTGCTGTGTGTGAGATTGCCAAGATTTTTGAGAACAGCCTGTGTGAGCAGCAGGCGGAGCTGGCACAGAAGGGAGAGGAGATCTCCATGCTTAGAGCAAAGCTGGAGAAGGCGGAGAGGAGGGTGAAGGGAaggtgtggaggaggaggagtggaagAAGAGAGTGAGACCTCAACaggtgaaagagaaggagagagttgTCCGAGGCAGCAGACTGTGACAGCAGCAG CAATGATTATGGGTAAGGATGTTTCCTCCCAGTCAGACCCAGTGGAAGGGCTCGGTCAGAGCCTCCGCAGGCTGAAAGAAGAGACCACAAGCCAGGATGGAGCCTCAGTCAAACATGAG CGTGCCGGATCACGCCCTACTCTGGGTTCTGTGGCAGTGCAAGCCCCGGAGCCAAGCCTTGCTGCTGGGGAACAGAGGCAGCTGGACCCTTTGTCTGCTACACAGGCCAAGGCTAAGT TATCTCATTGGGATCAAGGGAGTCGTAGTGCAGATCAGAGACCTCTTCAAGGACAGGCCTCCAccccttttctctccatctcGCAAAGTGGACGTTGTTCCCCCAGGCCGGACCCTAGCCTGACCCAGCCAGGAGAGTGGTTACCTGGGTTGGATGCCAGCCGAGGTGGGGTGTCTGCTCTGGAGAACCTACAGACAGAGGGCACCAGCTGCTCTGGTCCTGCCAGTAGCAGCACTGGCACTGACACGCCATGCTTTCGACCCGGCTTTGGTTCTGACGAGACAAGTAATGAGGATGACGACTCCTCCTTCCCCTTCCTAGACCAGGAGCCTGAGAACCAGAACTCAAATCAGAACTCGGTACAAGGTCAAGTGGCGGGACAGAGGGAGACCCGGCAGGATCCGTCCCAAGCCCAATCTGCTGCATCATCATGGCGACCCAGAGATGACAGGGCTGGGAGGGGTCCTGTTCCTCACACCAGGCGTGTTGCTTCCTTCACCAACAGAGACCCTCTCCGGCCGCAGTCCAATACGCAGTCACACACACTCCGGCACACAAATGCTCTCACCCATCCCCCGGCCCCAGGTGGCGGAAATGGAAGACCCTACACCTGTCCCTACTGTACCAAGTGTTTTACTTACCCTTCCCACCAGCGTAGACATCTTTTGCGCCACACTGGAGTCAGGCTACACCCTTGTCAGTTCTGTGACAAGAGTTTCCTCACTCCCTCTGAGCTTACTGTGCATACTCGCACACATACGGGTGAGCGGCCCTTCGGCTGTGCTCAGTGTGGTAAGCGGTTTGCCCGTAGTGGGAACCTAAGGGCCCACCAACGGGATGTTCACATGGGGAAGAGGCCTTTTGCCTGCACCGAGTGTGGCAAAAGGTTTGCCCACAGAGGCAACCTAAGGGTGCATAACCACAGGGTCCACCAGGGCGACCCCTATTACATGGAGGATCAGCAGGAGCCAGAGATGGGCCAAAATCCCATTTGA
- the mif gene encoding macrophage migration inhibitory factor isoform X1 → MPMFMVNTNVAKSDVPPALLSEATEELAKAMGKPAQYIAVNINPDQMMMFGGKGDPCALCSLHSIGKISGAQNKRYSQLLCGLLNKHLGISPDRIYVNFFDMDAANVAWNNTTFG, encoded by the exons ATGCCTATGTTCATGGTGAATACTAATGTGGCGAAAAGTGACGTTCCACCTGCGTTGCTATCCGAGGCGACAGAGGAGCTGGCTAAAGCAATGGGAAAACCTGCACAG TACATTGCTGTGAACATCAACCCAGACCAGATGATGATGTTTGGGGGAAAGGGAGATCCCTGTGCGTTGTGCTCCCTCCACAGCATCGGCAAGATCAGCGGCGCTCAGAACAAACGATACTCTCAGCTGTTGTGTGGACTGCTCAACAAACACCTGGGCATCTCTCCTGACAG AATCTATGTTAACTTTTTTGACATGGATGCAGCCAACGTGGCCTGGAACAACACTACCTTTGGCTGA